The following nucleotide sequence is from Staphylococcus chromogenes.
CCTCCAATCGCTCCAAATACATAGTCAAAGTGAATAGCATCGTCATTGGCCTGGGCAAATATTTCTTTAGCTATAGTTCCTTGTCCAGCAATTGTATCAAGGTTGTCAAAAGGATCGATAAAGGTCATATTGTGGGCTTCGGTATATTTTAAAGCTTCTGTTAGACAGTCATCAAATGTATCACCGACGAGTTTAATCTCAACATTATGATTTCCAAAAAAAGTGACTTGATCAATTTTTTGATTGGGTGTTGTAATCGGCATGAAAATCACAGCTTTTAAATTTAATTGACGGGCAGTATAGGCGACCCCTTGTGCGTGATTTCCAGCGCTTGCACACGTGATTCCTTTTGCTTTTTGAGATGTATTAAGAACGGCAATGGCATTATAGGCTCCCCGTAATTTGAATGAACGGACCCATTGTTGATCTTCACGTTTCAAGTAGACGTTGCATTGATATTTTAATGATAAATAAGGGTCACGCTCAAGTGGTGTTTGTTTCACCGTGTCTTTTATACGTAAAAAAGCTTCATCTATTTCTTTTGAACTTAATGTGGGTGTTGTCACTGACATACCGTTCACTCCTTTAGTGGTTGAGCTCATAGGCTTCAATTTCTTTTTCGTGAGATAATGTCATGGCAATGTCATCAAGACCATGCAATAATTTATATTTCCATTGTGCTTCAATATCAAATGAAAACGTATGGGCGCCCGCTATTATTTTTTGATTAGGCAGATCAATCGTAATATCACCTTTTTGTGCGATAATTTGTCGTGCCTCATCCTCCATTCGAATAGGTAATAGGGCGTTTTTCGTACAATTCATATAAAAAATATCACTAAAACTTTTAGCAATTATCACTTGAAATCCAAAATCTTTGAGTGCCCAAGCCGCGTGTTCTCGACTTGAACCACAGCCAAAATTATCTCCGGTGACAAGTATTGTAGCGTCACGGTAGGCTGATTGATTTAAAATAAACTCTGGATTTTCTTCTCCGTTTTTTAAATAACGCCACTCATCAAATAAATAAGGACCAAATCCAGTTTTTGTAATGCGCTTGAGATGAACTTTCGGGATTATTTGGTCTGTATCGATATTGTCATGGAACAAGGGGACAACTTTACCTGTGAATTGGGTTATTGGTTGAATCGTTGTCATTTTATTTTGCCACCTTTCTAACGTCAACGAAGTGCCCATGAAGGGCTGCGACTACTGCCATTGCTGGCGAAACGAGGTGTGTCCGTGCACCTTTACCTTGACGTCCTTCAAAATTACGATTGCTCGTTGAAGCGCAGTGTACGCCATCTGGTACTTGGTCAGGATTCATGCCCAAGCACATACTACAACCGGGTTCACGCCATTCAAAACCAGCTTCTTTAAAAATACGATCGATACCGAGGGATTCTGCTTGTTTCTTAACTTGCCTAGATCCTGGTACCACGATGGCTGTGACGTTTGGATGGACTTTTTGTTTTTGGATATAGCTACTTGCTTCAATTAAATCTGACAATCTTGCATTAGTACATGAACCTAAAAAAACATAGCCTAAAGGGATATCTGAAGCATATTGACCTGGTTTTAAGTTCATGTATTGGTAGGCACGCGCATCATTTTGATTACGTATTTCAGGAAAAGGTGTTGTGACACTGACCCCCATTTCAGGATTTGTTCCCCAGGTTACTTGAGGTTCAAGGTTTGAAACGTCCAGGGCGACTGTTTTATCAAAATATGCATCATCATCACTATATAAACTGTCCCATTGGTCTCGTAATGTTTTGCTATCTTTGAAGTA
It contains:
- the leuD gene encoding 3-isopropylmalate dehydratase small subunit → MTTIQPITQFTGKVVPLFHDNIDTDQIIPKVHLKRITKTGFGPYLFDEWRYLKNGEENPEFILNQSAYRDATILVTGDNFGCGSSREHAAWALKDFGFQVIIAKSFSDIFYMNCTKNALLPIRMEDEARQIIAQKGDITIDLPNQKIIAGAHTFSFDIEAQWKYKLLHGLDDIAMTLSHEKEIEAYELNH